From one Lolium rigidum isolate FL_2022 chromosome 4, APGP_CSIRO_Lrig_0.1, whole genome shotgun sequence genomic stretch:
- the LOC124647645 gene encoding protein FAR1-RELATED SEQUENCE 5-like: MDDQTCSVQDSSDMSISSDDDGIEHQKKSSLELEEDQSATQADVLLEDPELGMTFDTENDVREYYKNYAKAKGFGVTRRSSNRDENGELRYLTICCSRHGKTESNSRNILKPKPTAGLGCKAKVNIVRGPEGKFHISTVILDHNHTLSPHKSRLFRCNKRLDYSVKRRLELNDRAGIRVNKNFNSLVVAADGHENLTFGEKECRNYLEKTRRLKLGSGDAEAVRNYFMKMQSDNPNFFSVMDLDDESRLRNVFWADARSRAVYDSFDDVITFDTTYLVNKYDMPFACFVGVNHHGQSVLLGCALLSNEDTPTFVWLFEAWLACMSNRQPKAIVTDQAKAIQNAVEKVFPDARYRWCLWHIMKKLPEKLGGYDEYEYIKTAIGKAVYDSLTIKDFEDSWMGMLERYNIADNEWLKGLYENRHRWVPAFVKDAFWAGMSTTQRSESMHAFFDGYVNAKTTLKHFTIQYENALRDKVEKEILADFNSFNSTIPRITHFDIEKQFQSVYTNSKFKEFQEELTNIMYCDRNFIQKEGAVETYKIVEDVLIDKEEGWRKDYVYHVYFNVEEFEVKCSCRHFEFRGIICTHVLCVLTHKKIKQVPSQYILDRWRKNVKRKHNFIRCTYGGMEDTPVAKRFDKLCNFFFPLAETGSMSEESCNDLIEQLRNLKIKPSGNSSSENSNEHLGTEEGGAPSIGETSKTILSPIAVRCAGRPPSLRK; the protein is encoded by the coding sequence ATGGATGATCAAACTTGTAGTGTTCAAGATTCAAGTGACATGTCTATTTCAAGTGATGATGATGGCATTGAGCATCAGAAGAAAAGCAGCTTGGAACTTGAAGAGGACCAGAGTGCAACTCAAGCAGATGTGTTACTTGAAGATCCAGAATTGGGGATGACATTTGACACTGAGAATGATGTGCGAGAGTACTACAAAAATTATGCCAAAGCAAAAGGGTTCGGTGTGACGAGAAGAAGCTCAAACAGAGACGAAAATGGAGAGCTGAGGTACCTCACAATTTGTTGCTCTCGTCATGGTAAGACTGAGTCCAACTCAAGAAATATATTGAAGCCAAAGCCAACAGCTGGGTTAGGATGTAAAGCTAAAGTTAATATTGTTCGTGGTCCGGAAGGAAAGTTCCATATTTCGACGGTCATTTTGGATCATAATCATACACTAAGTCCGCATAAATCTCGGTTATTCAGATGCAACAAAAGGTTGGACTACAGTGTTAAACGGAGGCTTGAGTTGAATGACCGGGCTGGAATACGAGTAAACAAGAATTTCAATTCTCTTGTTGTGGCAGCGGATGGTCATGAGAATTTGACCTTTGGTGAGAAAGAATGTCGCAATTATCTAGAGAAAACTAGAAGATTGAAACTTGGAAGTGGTGATGCCGAGGCCGTTCGTAACTATTTTATGAAAATGCAATCAGACAATCCAAACTTTTTTAGTGTCATGGATCTTGATGATGAATCCCGACTTAGGAATGTCTTTTGGGCTGATGCAAGAAGTAGAGCAGTATATGATTCCTTTGATGATGTCATAACTTTCGACACCACATACTTggtcaacaaatatgatatgccATTTGCTTGTTTTGTTGGAGTGAATCATCATGgacaatctgtgttgctaggatGTGCTTTATTATCAAATGAAGATACTCCAACATTTGTTTGGTTATTTGAAGCATGGCTGGCATGTATGTCAAATCGTCAACCAAAAGCTATTGTGACCGATCAAGCAAAAGCTATCCAGAATGCCGTAGAAAAAGTTTTTCCAGATGCCCGATACAGGTGGTGCTTGTGGCATATAATGAAGAAGCTACCTGAGAAGTTAGGCGGATATGATGAATATGAGTATATCAAGACTGCAATTGGCAAAGCAGTTTATGATTCGTTAAcaattaaagattttgaagattctTGGATGGGTATGCTTGAGAGGTATAATATTGCTGATAATGAATGGCTTAAAGGGCTCTATGAAAATCGGCACCGTTGGGTTCCAGCATTTGTGAAAGATGCCTTTTGGGCGGGTATGTCCACTACACAACGTAGTGAGAGTATGCATGCATTCTTTGATGGTTATGTTAATGCCAAGACAACATTGAAGCATTTTACCATCCAATATGAGAATGCTCTTCGTGATAAAGTTGAGAAAGAGATACTTGCTGATTTTAATTCTTTCAATTCAACCATACCAAGAATCACACACTTTGACATCGAGAAGCAGTTTCAATCGGTCTATACAAattcaaagttcaaagagtttcaAGAGGAGCTAACAAACATTATGTATTGTGACCGTAATTTCATACAAAAAGAAGGGGCAGTAGAAACGTACAAAATAGTCGAGGATGTGCTTATTGACAAAGAAGAAGGATGGAGAAAAGATTATGTGTACCATGTATATTTCAATGTGGAAGAGTTTGAAGTTAAGTGTTCATGCCGCCATTTTGAGTTCAGAGGTATTATTTGTACGCATGTGTTATGTGTGCTGACTCACAAGAAAATCAAGCAGGTTCCTTCACagtacatccttgatcggtggagAAAAAATGTAAAAAGAAAGCACAATTTTATCCGGTGCACATATGGAGGCATGGAAGACACTCCTGTTGCAAAACGTTTTGATAAGTTGTGCAATTTTTTCTTCCCACTTGCAGAGACAGGCTCCATGTCAGAGGAGTCATGCAATGATTTGATTGAACAACTTCGCAATCTGAAAATAAAACCATCTGGTAACTCAAGTTCTGAAAATAGCAACGAACATCTTGGTACAGAGGAAGGTGGTGCACCATCTATTGGGGAAACAAGTAAAACTATACTGAGTCCAATAGCTGTTAGATGTGCTGGACGTCCTCCTTCATTGAGAAAATAA